From a single Fusarium fujikuroi IMI 58289 draft genome, chromosome FFUJ_chr03 genomic region:
- a CDS encoding probable RPS18A-ribosomal protein S18.e.c4, which yields MSLVSGEKSNFQFILRLLNTNVDGKQKVMYALTKIKGVGRRYSNLVCKKADVDLNKRAGELTSEELERIVTILQNPTQYKIPTWFINRQRDIVDGKDSHILANGVDSKLREDLERLKKIRAHRGLRHYWGLRVRGQHTKTTGRRGRTVGVSKKKGG from the exons ATGTCGCTCGTCTCGGGAGAGAAGTCGAACTTCCAGTTC ATCCTccgtcttctcaacaccaatgtCGACGGAAAGCAAAAGGTTATGTACGCCttgaccaagatcaagggtGTCGGTCGCCGATACTCCAACTTGGTCTGCAAGAAGGCGGATGTCGATCTGAACAAGCG CGCTGGTGAGCTCACCTCTGAAGAGCTCGAGCGAATCGTCACCATCCTCCAAAACCCCACCCAGTACAAGATCCCCACGTGGTTCATCAACCGACAGCGCGATATCGTCGATGGCAAGGACTCCCACATTCTTGCCAACGGTGTCGACTCAAAGCTCCGTGAGGATCTCGAgcgcctcaagaagatccgCGCCCACCGTGGTCTCCGACACTACTGGGGTCTCCGTGTCCGCGGTCAGCACACCAAGACCACTGGTCGCCGTGGCAGGACCGTCGGTgtctccaagaagaagggtggtTAA
- a CDS encoding probable MNN10-subunit of mannosyltransferase complex, translating to MTLSRSPSPVPGGGWSSPGLSLDSGRSTPANVSGGPVVWESAKMRPHNSSTFSSFSTQNKGFFSRHMRRLSSSLPQFNGQRETWKEKHGRGPRWIRKVPLAGRVRSIYGRMGRRLKMFLLFTLVAILCYTIFYTTPLVYYWRRSFGGGNKFVIILGANVGGGVMEWKGAREWAIERDSVRNKRKYVNRWGYDLEIVDMSTKKKYAHEWRESWEKVDFIRSTLRKYPKAEWVWWLDLNTFVMEPSVSLQDHIFNHLQTEVERDINYFNPRNISHPFTHHYLDEVSRSPVGDGKANSINMIMTQDCAGFNLGSFFMRRSDWTDRLLDVWWDPVTYEQKHMQWEHKEQDALDQLYQSQPWVRKHVGFLHQRKINSFPPGACNPDSGPKDKHIHYEENQRDFLVNMAGCEWGRDCWGEMYYYREFSYWLNRNPWERFKEDLIAVIWFKLTGKKVKL from the exons ATGACCCTTTCGCGAAGCCCTTCACCTGTTCCCGGTGGTGGCTGGTCAAGTCCAGGCTTGAGCCTTGACAGTGGGAGGTCGACTCCAGCGAACGTGAGCGGTGGCCCTGTTGTATGGGAATCAGCCAAGATGCGACCTCACAACTCGAGCACATTTTCTTCGTTTTCGACTCAAAACAAGGGTTTCTTCAGCAGACATATGCGGCGACTATCGAGCAGTCTCCCGCAGTTTAACGGGCAGCGTGAGACCTGGAAGGAAAAACATGGACGGGGGCCAAGATGGATTCGAAAGGTACCACTCGCCGGTAGAGTTCGATCGATTTATGGGCGAATGGGCAGAAGGCTAAAGATGTTTCTACTGTTCACGCTGGTAGCGATACTCTGCTATACCATTTTCTACACAACCC CTCTTGTATATTACTGGAGAAGATCGTTCGGTGGCGGAAACAAGTTTGTCATTATCTTGGGCGCAAATGTTGGAGGTGGTGTCATGGAGTGGAAGGGTGCCAGAGAATGGGCTATCGAGCGAGACAGCGTGCGAAACAAGCGAAAGTACGTCAACCGATGGGGCTACGACTTGGAAATTGTGGACATGAGcaccaagaagaagtatGCGCACGAGTGGCGGGAGAGCTGGGAGAAAGTCGACTTTATTCGGTCGACCTTGAGGAAGTATCCCAAGGCTGAATG GGTTTGGTGGCTGGACTTGAACACATTCGTCATGGAGCCCTCAGTATCACTTCAAGaccacatcttcaaccacctGCAGACAGAAGTCGAGCGCGACATCAACTACTTCAACCCTCGCAACATATCGCACCCTTTCACCCATCATTATCTGGATGAGGTCTCGCGAAGCCCTGTTGGAGATGGCAAGGCCAACTCGATCAACATGATCATGACACAGGATTGCGCCGGCTTCAACCTGGGATCCTTCTTCATGCGGCGCAGCGACTGGACGGACAGACTGCTCGACGTTTGGTGGGATCCTGTCACATATGAGCAGAAGCACATGCAGTGGGAACACAAAGAGCAAGATGCGCTGGATCAGCTATATCAATCGCAGCCATGGGTGCGCAAGCATGTCGGCTTCCTACACCAACGCAAGATCAACAGTTTCCCACCTGGAGCTTGCAACCCAGACAGCGGTCCCAAGGATAAGCATATCCACTATGAGGAGAACCAGCGCGATTTCCTGGTCAACATGGCAGGGTGCGAATGGGGCCGAGACTGTTGGGGCGAGATGTACTATTACCGTGAGTTCAGTTACTGGCTCAACCGAAACCCATGGGAACGCTTTAAGGAGGATCTCATTGCGGTCATCTGGTTCAAGCTCACcggcaagaaggtcaagttgTGA
- a CDS encoding related to fatty acid elongation protein, producing the protein MAEHFQLLRSTPDSSLFSFPPANAPAPIAPVEVPTSILRPFNIPEHIFTGGLDAKVPLTIAILYAVTVKSLNIYNKSNGKKPWAISKTRPFFAFVVLHNVFLCVYSAWTFWGMLAGMKRSIVNPTGPQGLAGTADSFCRLHGSSGLGNSVYYNETTSSFVSSAENAAIVDGLPSGTVGGRLWNEGLAYYGWIFYLSKFYEVLDTFIILAKGKLSSTLQTYHHAGAMLCMWAGMRYMSAPIWQFVLINSFIHSLMYFYYTLTAFNIRVPTPVKRTLTSMQITQFLVGASNTVAHSFISYKVPVTVIQKLSAPVGATTAAPDASQETVVDGAVESLKKFIWGAGEGADPIASQAVSAEAFTAETQYITQPCIMTTGETFAIWLNVLYLAPLTYLFVSFFIASYVKRSNAASKTSHKGAHDVNANIALAEKAGWDAAKGIEKEIYDGANMANGSSDEASRSSTPKKANGKPRRKA; encoded by the exons ATGGCTGAGCACTTCCAACTGCTGCGCTCGACGCCAGATTCGagcctcttcagcttccctcCCGCTAATGCGCCAGCCCCCATTGCGCCCGTCGAGGTTCCAACATCAATCCTACGGCCATTCAATATTCCCGAGCATATATTTACCGGTGGTCTCGATGCCAAGGTCCCCCTGACCATCGCTATTCTATACGCCGTGACTGTTAAGAGTCTCAACATCTACAACAAGTCCAACGGCAAGAAGCCATGGGCTATCAGCAAGACTCGTCCTTTCTTTGCCTTCGTTGTTCTTCACAACGTCTTCCTCTGTGTCTACTCTGCTTGGACATTTTGGGGCATGCTTGCTGGTATGAAGAGGAGCATTGTCAACCCCACTGGTCCCCAGGGTCTTGCTGGTACGGCTGATAGTTTCTGTCGTCTCCATGGGTCCTCTGGTCTCGGAAACTCCGTCTACTACAACGAAACCACAAGCTCATTTGTGTCTTCTGCCGAGAATGCTGCTATCGTTGATGGTTTGCCCAGTGGAACTGTTGGGGGTCGTCTATGGAACGAGGGGCTGGCTTACTATGGCTGGATCTTTTATCTCAGCAAGTTCTATGAAGTCCTCGATACATTCATCATTCTAGCCAAGGGCAAACTTAGCTCTACTCTCCAGACATATCATCACGCTGGAGCCATGCTTTGCATGTGGGCTGGTATGCGTTACATGTCTGCACCCATCTGGCAGTTTGTCCTCATCAACTCTTTCATCCACTCCCTCATG TATTTCTACTACACCCTGACTGCCTTCAACATCCGCGTCCCTACTCCCGTCAAGCGGACACTTACCTCGATGCAAATCACACAATTCCTTGTTGGCGCAAGTAACACTGTGGCTCATTCTTTTATCTCTTACAAGGTTCCGGTCACCGTAATTCAGAAACTCTCCGCTCCAGTCGGCGCTACCACAGCTGCTCCTGACGCCAGTCAAGAGACCGTTGTTGACGGCGCGGTCGAGTCCCTCAAGAAGTTCATTTGGGGTGCTGGTGAGGGTGCCGACCCTATTGCCTCACAGGCTGTCAGTGCCGAGGCCTTCACTGCGGAGACGCAATACATTACTCAGCCATGTATTATGACCACTGGCGAGACATTTGCTATATGGCTCAATGTGTTGTACCTCGCTCCTTTGACTTACCTTTTCGTTAGCTTCTTCATTGCCAGCTATGTCAAGCGAAGCAACGCTGCCAGCAAGACCTCTCACAAGGGAGCTCACGATGTCAACGCAAATATTGCCCTCGCCGAGAAGGCTGGCTGGGATGCCGCCAAGGGCATCGAGAAGGAAATTTACGATGGTGCCAACATGGCTAATGGCTCCTCGGACGAGGCCTCACGCTCTTCTACacccaagaaggccaatggCAAGCCACGACGAAAGGCTTAA
- a CDS encoding probable SDO1 Protein required for cell viability localised to cytoplasm and nucleus, which yields MSRQIQQPSNQIKLTNVSLVRLKKGKKRFELACYKNKVLEWRSGIETDLDNVLQIPNVFLNVSKGQTAPREDLDKAFGKGKSTDDIILEILKRGEMQVGEKERAAQTERVHNEVVSIVASKLVDPRTKRVYTSGMIEKALDMLSSQAHTATPDKSAAGSATGTPATEEAGEAKPRAQHNWTGVSTTKSAKSQALEAMKALISHQPIPVARARMRLRIACTTNVLKQAVKGAKGANKEEDGEQKAVGTVKDKILSYVEQVESQDVVGSEWEVVGFVEPGAFKPLSDFIGNETKGQGRVEVLDMAVTHED from the coding sequence ATGTCTCGCCAGATCCAACAACCATCCAACCAAATTAAGCTCACAAACGTCTCCCTCGTGCGCctcaagaagggaaagaagcgCTTCGAGCTCGCCTGCTACAAGAATAAGGTCCTCGAGTGGCGATCTGGGATTGAGACGGATCTCGATAATGTTCTTCAGATCCCAAACGTCTTCCTCAACGTGTCCAAGGGCCAAACAGCGCCTCGTGAGGATCTCGACAAGGCCTTTGGCAAGGGCAAGTCTACAGACgacatcatcctcgagatTTTGAAAAGGGGCGAGATGCAAGTCGGCGAGAAAGAGCGCGCGGCGCAGACAGAGCGGGTGCACAACGAAGTTGTCAGCATAGTCGCTAGCAAACTGGTCGATCCGAGAACCAAGCGCGTCTACACTTCTGGCATGATCGAGAAGGCTCTCGACATGCTCAGCTCACAGGCTCACACCGCGACACCAGACAAGAGCGCTGCCGGAAGTGCTACTGGAACACCTGCGACCGAAGAAGCGGGCGAAGCTAAGCCCAGGGCCCAGCACAACTGGACGGGGGTTAGCACGACCAAGAGCGCAAAGAGCCAGGCTCTTGAAGCTATGAAAGccctcatctctcatcagcCCATTCCAGTGGCGAGGGCACGCATGAGGCTTCGTATCGCCTGTACCACCAACGTCCTCAAGCAAGCCGTGAAAGGAGCCAAGGGGGCcaacaaggaagaagatggcgagcaaAAGGCCGTGGGGACAGTCAAGGACAAGATCCTCAGTTACGTTGAGCAAGTCGAGAGTCAAGATGTCGTTGGTTCGGAATGGGAAGTGGTAGGCTTTGTGGAACCTGGGGCCTTTAAACCCCTATCTGACTTTATTGGCAATGAGACCAAGGGACAAGGAAGAGTTGAGGTTTTGGATATGGCTGTCACGCACGAGGATTGA
- a CDS encoding probable PRC1-carboxypeptidase y, serine-type protease, whose amino-acid sequence MRLSTSALVLGAASSAVGLQEQQVLGGDSKPLVDIDINAWTKPLEKFFGEISSEAKAVWDEVTLLAPDAVEAFKKQVLTQPKKANRRPDAHWDHIVKGADVQSLWVEKNGEKHREVGGKLENFNLRAKKVDPSKLGVDKVKQYSGYLDNEEEDKHLFYWFFESRNDPKNDPVVLWLNGGPGCSSLTGLFLELGPASINKKIELVNNPESWNNNASVIFLDQPVNVGYSYSGGSVSNTVAAGKDIYALLTLFFHQFPEYAKQDFHIAGESYAGHYIPVFANEILSHDDRNINLKSVLIGNGLTDGYTQYAYYRPMACGEGGYPSVLSDSECQSMDNALPRCQSLIKGCYESGSAWSCVPASIYCNNAMMGPYQRTGQNVYDIRGKCEDSSNLCYPGLGYIADYLNREEVKEALGAEVSSYDSCNMDINRNFLFAGDWMQPYHQLVPNVLDKIPVLIYAGDADFICNWLGNQAWTDKLQWSGQKDFSHAKIKNLEHDGKEYGKVKSSGNFTFMQIYGAGHMVPMDQPEASSDFFNRWLSGEWF is encoded by the exons ATGCGTTTGTCAACTTCCGCGCTCGTGCTGGGCGCTGCCTCTTCGGCCGTCGGTCTGCAAGAGCAGCAGGTTCTCGGCGGCGACTCCAAGCCTCTCGTCGATATCGACATCAACGCCTGGACCAAGCCCCTCGAGAAGTTTTTTGGCGAGATCTCATCagaggccaaggctgtcTGGGACGAAGTCACTCTTCTTGCCCCCGACGCTGTCGAGGCTTTCAAGAAGCAGGTCCTGACccagcccaagaaggccaaccGTCGACCCGATGCCCACTGGGATCACATCGTCAAGGGTGCTGATGTCCAGTCCCTTTGGGTCGAGAAGAATGGCGAGAAGCATCGCGAGGTTGGCGGAAAACTCGAAAACTTCAACCTCCGTGCCAAGAAGGTCGACCCGTCAAAGCTCGGTgttgacaaggtcaagcagTACAGTGGTTATCTTGAcaatgaggaggaagacaagCATCTCTTCTACT GGTTCTTCGAGTCCCGTAACGACCCCAAGAACGACCCTGTCGTACTCTGGCTTAACGGTGGCCCTGGCTGCTCTTCCTTGACTGGTctcttccttgagcttggacctgcttccatcaacaagaagatcgagcTCGTCAACAACCCCGAGTCCTGGAACAACAATGCTTCCGTTATCTTCCTCGATCAGCCCGTCAACGTAGGCTACTCCTACAGCGGTGGTTCCGTCAGCAACACTGTTGCTGCCGGCAAGGACATCTATGCTCTACTCACCCTGTTCTTCCACCAGTTCCCCGAGTATGCCAAGCAGGACTTCCACATTGCCGGCGAGTCCTATGCTGGCCACTACATACCTGTTTTCGCCAACGAGATTCTCTCTCACGATGACCGCAACATCAATCTCAAGAGCGTTCTCATTGGCAATGGTCTTACTGACGGCTACACTCAGTACGCCTACTACCGCCCCATGGCCTGCGGTGAGGGCGGCTACCCTTCTGTCCTTAGTGACAGCGAGTGTCAGTCCATGGACAACGCTCTGCCCCGCTGCCAGTCTCTGATCAAGGGTTGCTACGAGTCCGGCAGTGCCTGGTCTTGTGTACCCGCCAGCATCTACTGCAACAACGCCATGATGGGTCCCTACCAGCGCACTGGCCAGAATGTCTACGACATTCGGGGCAAGTGTGAAGATAGCTCCAACCTCTGCTATCCTGGTCTGGGTTACATCGCTGACTACCTGAATCGCGAAGAGGTCAAGGAGGCTCTTGGTGCTGAGGTCAGCAGCTACGACAGCTGCAACATGGACATTAACCGAAACTTCCTCTTTGCTGGCGACTGGATGCAGCCTTACCACCAGCTCGTCCCCAACGTTCTTGACAAGATCCCCGTTCTCATCTATGCTGGTGATGCCGACTTCATCTGCAACTGGCTGGGTAACCAGGCATGGACCGACAAGCTCCAGTGGTCTGGCCAGAAGGATTTCAGCCACGCCAAGATCAAAAACCTCGAGCATGACGGCAAGGAGTACGGCAAGGTCAAGTCCAGCGGTAACTTTACCTTCATGCAGATCTATGGTGCTGGCCACATGGTGCCCATGGACCAGCCCGAGGCTTCCTCTGACTTCTTCAACCGCTGGCTAAGCGGAGAGTGGTTCTAA
- a CDS encoding related to VPS27-vacuolar protein sorting-associated protein codes for MAADLIMPTLPGDQHSRHFFPQQQRPTHQRNQSYQISVGPQISPINTNESTSPDSASSTPTSPRAHHARQTRPMYMPAALRPNLFPSKTNKMPIDDAASISSTEPDGALRRTNSSLINLPGMSVFSNKLARVSTGDSTQSSIDGDFDPEMFPEVKAQPTRKHWKPDAESTVCDDPTCKRTFSYFTRRHHCRKCGHIFCDSHSTFAAPLDHDAKFNPRAPLFRTCRHCCEEFKSWYTRNSSRASSAASSDAPNPTPSTPIGTGFGDASELPRGPELAASVPRDWNWSTF; via the exons ATGGCTGCCGACCTCATCATGCCTACTCTTCCGGGCGACCAGCACTCACGCCATTTCTTCccccagcagcagcgccCTACACATCAACGGAACCAGTCATATCAGATCTCGGTTGGACCTCAAATTTCACCCATTAACACCAATGAGTCCACCAGCCCCGACTCCGCCTCGTCAACTCCCACTTCTCCCAGAGCGCATCATGCACGACAGACTCGACCCATGTATATGCCTGCAGCTCTGCGCCCAAACTTGTTCCCTTCCAAGACCAATAAAATGCCcattgatgatgctgcttcTATCTCCAGCACCGAGCCTGATGGCGCCTTGAGACGTACCAAcagcagcctcatcaacctccctGGCATGTCCGTCTTCAGCAACAAGCTAGCACGTGTTTCAACTGGCGATAGTACTCAGAGCAGCATTGACGGCGATTTCGATCCCGAGATGTTCCCCGAAGTCAAGGCTCAGCCTACTCGCAAGCACTGGAAG CCCGATGCCGAATCTACTGTTTGTGATGACCCGACTTGCAAGCGGACTTTTAGCTACTTTACTCGCCGTCACCACTGCCGAAAGTGCGGTCACATCTTCTGCGACTCTCATTCCACCTTTGCCGCTCCTCTCGATCATGATGCCAAGTTCAATCCTCGCGCTCCTCTTTTCCGAACCTGTCGTCATTGTTGTGAAGAGTTCAAGAGTTGGTATACACGTAATAGCAGCCGTGCTTCGAGTGCCGCCTCTTCGGATGCGCCCAACCCTACCCCATCAACTCCCATCGGTACCGGCTTTGGAGACGCCTCCGAACTGCCTCGTGGCCCTGAACTTGCTGCCAGTGTGCCTAGGGATTGGAACTGGAGCACTTTCTGA
- a CDS encoding related to sucrose transporter SUT1D: MGAEDTGGGGLPASPSSSNPRRIGGSQSIARGANTQGYDEQSPLLNNDANNVHREADDSQVTKSIWYLLILTISIGGLQIAWSVELSNGSPYLLSLGLSKSLMALVWIAGPLTGTLVQPYVGMLSDNCRLPMGKRKPFMIGGSIATILSLLFLAWAKEIVGAAAGLMGFDPESKDVKTTTIVVAVIGVYVLDFAINTVQASIRAFIVDCAPAHQQESANAMASRITGFGNIVGYIAGYVDLTRHLGFLGKTQFQILCAIACFALALTVFVSTAFIKERDPRLDGPAKKEQQGVFSFFFTIFKSIKRLPPQIKRVCEVQFCAWVGFFPLLFYTSSYIGEIYVEPYLQANPHMSPEQLNKLYEQATRIGTFALLINSIVSLLTNVFLPFFIAPTYDSQPVTGIPGESPAGYYDSDEDEKPSWLDKLAIPGLTLKRAWFLSLLLFAGCMFATLFVRTVKAATVLVGLVGITWAMTLWAPWAIISAEISRRDALIRAQKTRLAAARANNNGTADDEEEEIDQAGVILGIHNMAIAAPQIIATVGSSIIFKLWQKPRGTPGDHSISIVFALGGACVLIASFFVAKIKDDASMPADVMIEAEQGRSGTEEVPERRPLSRRKSTKDQLPRATQARATLTRHKSFGGAEMH; encoded by the coding sequence ATGGGCGCGGAAGACACTGGGGGTGGCGGGCTACCAGCCTCTCCCTCATCATCCAATCCACGAAGAATCGGAGGCAGCCAGTCTATCGCTCGAGGAGCCAACACGCAAGGCTACGATGAACAATCACCTCTACTAAACAACGACGCCAACAATGTCCATAGGGAAGCGGACGATTCACAGGTCACAAAGAGCATATGGTATTTGCTCATATTGACCATCAGCATCGGTGGTCTCCAGATCGCATGGTCTGTTGAGCTTTCAAACGGATCACCATATCTTCTATCTCTTGGCTTGAGCAAATCTCTCATGGCTCTCGTCTGGATTGCCGGACCCTTGACCGGCACCCTTGTTCAGCCATATGTGGGTATGCTCAGCGACAATTGCCGTCTGCCCATGGGTAAGAGAAAACCGTTCATGATCGGGGGATCTATTGCCACCATCCTCTCCCTGTTGTTTCTTGCCTGGGCCAAAGAGATTGTcggcgctgctgctggacTCATGGGTTTTGACCCAGAGTCTAAAGATGTGAAAACAACAACTATTGTGGTCGCAGTCATCGGCGTTTACGTGCTCGATTTCGCCATCAACACCGTCCAGGCGTCCATTCGTGCATTCATCGTCGACTGTGCGCCAGCTCACCAGCAAGAGTCTGCCAATGCCATGGCCAGTCGGATCACCGGATTTGGTAACATCGTTGGATACATTGCTGGGTATGTCGACCTGACCCGTCAccttggcttccttgggAAGACGCAATTCCAGATCCTCTGTGCTATCGCATGTTTTGCCCTTGCCTTGACCGTGTTTGTGAGCACCGCCTTCATCAAAGAGAGGGACCCCCGACTTGACGGCCCGGCCAAGAAAGAACAGCAAGGcgttttctccttcttcttcactatTTTCAAGTCGATCAAACGCCTACCGCCTCAGATCAAGAGGGTATGCGAGGTCCAGTTCTGCGCCTGGGTCGGCTTCTTCCCTCTGTTGTTCTATACGTCCTCATACATCGGAGAGATCTACGTCGAGCCATACCTCCAAGCGAATCCCCACATGTCTCCGGAACAGCTCAACAAACTGTATGAGCAAGCGACCCGTATAGGTACCTTTGCACTTCTCATCAACTCGATCGTGAGCTTGCTCACAAATGTATTCCTTCCATTTTTCATTGCTCCAACGTACGATAGCCAGCCAGTCACCGGTATTCCGGGAGAGAGCCCTGCAGGGTACTATGACtcggatgaggatgagaagcccTCGTGGTTAGACAAGCTGGCCATTCCTGGCCTGACTCTCAAGCGTGCTTGGTTCCTGTCCCTCCTTCTTTTTGCTGGGTGCATGTTCGCCACGCTTTTCGTCCGGACCGTAAAGGCGGCCACCGTGcttgttggtcttgttggtaTCACCTGGGCGATGACGCTGTGGGCTCCATGGGCCATCATCAGTGCCGAGATCAGCCGGAGAGATGCCCTGATACGAGCTCAAAAGACACGATTGGCGGCCGCTAGAGCAAACAATAACGGAACcgcagatgacgaggaggaagaaatcGACCAGGCTGGAGTAATCCTCGGCATCCACAACATGGCGATTGCGGCACCTCAAATCATTGCTACTGTTGGTTCCAgtatcatcttcaagctctggCAGAAGCCCAGAGGCACACCGGGAGACCACAGTATTTCTATTGTGTTCGCTCTTGGTGGAGCTTGTGTCCTGATCGCGTCATTCTTcgttgccaagatcaaggatgaTGCTTCTATGCCAGCTGATGTTATGATCGAAGCCGAACAGGGTCGGAGTGGGACAGAAGAGGTCCCTGAACGCCGACCCCTCAGCCGGCGCAAGTCTACCAAAGACCAGCTTCCCAGAGCAACCCAGGCCCGGGCCACACTGACACGACACAAGAGTTTCGGAGGCGCCGAAATGCACTGA
- a CDS encoding related to mixed-linked glucanase precursor MLG1, translating into MHSSILALGLTALFNGAFAQNNSYSQYSLKTTYDSSNFFEAFEFFNEEDPTHGFVDYVDADAANSEGLAGYVDGAVYMGVDYQTKNPSNGRRSVRVTSHDAFTHGLFVADIAHMPGSIPGVWPAYWMFGPNWPTSGEIDILEGVNTQTENKISLHTGPGCSITNDGTTQGTTLESENCDSAGAAAGCGQNTSDNQNYGDGFNDIGGGVYATEWTSDHIAVWFFHRGRIPQDIQSGNPTPSSWGPPAAKFNGGKGCNIDDHFKENNIVFDTTFCGDWAGSPDVWGKNPETSSLGDCKDYVANNPADFKNAYWLVNSIKVYVQGGSYGGGGGNGTTGGGNSGSGNSGSGNSGNGNSGNGNSGNGNSGNGNSGNGNSGNGNSGNGNSGNGNSGNGQSGNGDGQTNPPSSTQPGQGTQNGDGYSPDSQQGQDQGNSYSPEQQQGQGGGYSTGQSYDNGQYHVPGAYKTSKPQSSSTTSWDGNGWRVGSKRSVISKRYLA; encoded by the coding sequence ATGCATTCCTCCATCCTCGCGCTGGGCCTCACGGCCTTGTTCAATGGTGCGTTTGCACAGAACAACTCCTACTCTCAGTACTCCCTCAAGACCACATACGACTCTTCCAACTTTTTCGAGGCCTTTGAATTCTTCAATGAAGAAGATCCCACACACGGCTTTGTCGACTACGTCGACGCCGACGCCGCCAACTCTGAGGGTTTGGCTGGCTATGTCGATGGTGCTGTCTACATGGGCGTAGACTACCAGACAAAGAACCCCTCCAACGGCCGAAGGTCTGTCCGTGTCACCTCTCACGACGCCTTCACTCACGGTCTCTTCGTCGCCGATATTGCCCATATGCCTGGCAGCATCCCCGGTGTCTGGCCCGCATACTGGATGTTCGGTCCCAACTGGCCAACCTCTGGCGAGATTGATATCCTCGAGGGTGTCAACACTCAGACCGAGAACAAGATCAGTCTCCACACTGGACCTGGCTGCAGCATCACCAATGATGGCACCACCCAGGGCACGACCCTCGAGTCCGAAAACTGCGATTCTGCTGGTGCCGCCGCCGGCTGTGGCCAGAACACCTCAGACAACCAGAACTacggcgatggcttcaatgACATCGGCGGCGGAGTCTACGCCACTGAGTGGACATCCGACCACATTGCTGTATGGTTCTTCCACCGTGGTCGCATCCCGCAAGATATCCAGTCCGGTAACCCAACCCCTTCATCCTGGGGTCCTCCCGCTGCCAAATTCAACGGCGGTAAAGGCTGCAACATCGACGATCACTTCAAGGAGAACAACATCGTCTTTGATACCACCTTCTGCGGTGATTGGGCTGGCTCCCCCGATGTTTGGGGCAAGAACCCAGAGACCTCGTCTTTGGGAGACTGCAAGGACTATGTTGCCAACAACCCTGCCGACTTCAAGAACGCCTACTGGCTTGTAAACAGTATCAAGGTTTACGTCCAGGGAGGTTCGtacggtggtggtggtggtaacGGAACCACCGGTGGCGGCAACTCTGGCAGCGGTAACAGCGGTAGTGGTAACAGTGGTAACGGCAACTCTGGCAATGGCAATTCAGGAAACGGAAATTCTGGCAACGGCAACTCCGGTAACGGAAACTCGGGTAATGGAAACTCGGGCAACGGAAACAGTGGCAATGGCAACAGTGGTAACGGCCAGAGCGGAAACGGTGATGGCCAGACCAACCCACCCAGCAGCACTCAGCCAGGACAAGGCACCCAAAACGGTGACGGATACTCTCCTGACagtcaacaaggccaagatcaaggcaacAGCTATTCCCCtgagcaacagcaaggccaaggcggTGGCTACAGCACTGGCCAAAGTTACGATAATGGCCAGTACCATGTCCCCGGAGCCTACAAGACTAGCAAGCCCCAATCAAGCAGCACCACAAGCTGGGACGGAAACGGTTGGCGAGTCGGGTCCAAGCGATCCGTCATCTCGAAGCGATATCTTGCATGA